A single window of Actinoallomurus bryophytorum DNA harbors:
- a CDS encoding helix-turn-helix transcriptional regulator produces MGGAGLKELSWPGYRGRAGEWRLVTRLLRAAEAGRGGVLLIEGPSGMGKSRLLAEAIDAAAEHGFMIARGRADELRRLDPLAPLMSALGESARMWGLPAGVTPSNVSDLRMWLVDQLRTRLEERLVRGAMLVTLDDLQWADPLTLLALRSLVPDLASYPVVWMLARTSDDNADLNRLYDVLQQEGGSRVVLEPLGNDAISELAEDVLGGVPETGLLAQAAVAGGNPFLLVELLGGLRDEAAVELADGHARLVSERLPRLPRRVQVFARSSLDRLSPQARRLLQAAAVLGHSFSVDDLAELLEEPAGQLLTALEEALATQIVVSSDDKLAFRHHMLWQAVTDSLSPPVRRWLHLQAGEVLLKHGGSAVHAAAHFMVHARPGDERVLAGLDRAAREVLPSSPRTAADLAMRALDLTDVSDPARFDRTVTAVDALTATGQLSESAELARAGLGHAPPGQAPHLRHQLALNLLFNGRPEEALVEVESMLDQPDLSDDLRDAAQLTWFVVLIVRQDIWRGRERAEAILAARDHRGASALAGAHVLLRNVAWAEGRVADGLAHIREAARIAAGGSLGAHSVAPRLSLAICLVNVRQFKESEDVLQAVDEEIGAMGHTVQAAGAAFVRAYLRLVTGRLNDAAAEAKAGLEIADELGTHSFILIGVIVLAVVSLLRGDLPAAVHYIERYHVHATQGMAFPPAWVAWGTAVVAEAQGGPKEAMRVLRANCPDIRMWRWHLVVESNLAAWATRTALAAGDRPQARTIVSTIERLAHDNPDFPMLTRAAAHARGILHKDAAALGQAMAGFRDPWARASAAEDLGVLLAGTSGEPDHEAAIHGLDQALEGYEQMGALRDAARVRARLRRFGVRRRHWAQSSRPEAGWDSLTDTERSVATLVAQGLTNKQAGAQMFLSPHTVKYHLRQVFRKLDIGSRVELASIVAERASADGDARG; encoded by the coding sequence GTGGGCGGCGCAGGTCTCAAGGAGCTCTCGTGGCCCGGGTATCGCGGCCGCGCGGGTGAGTGGCGCCTTGTCACAAGGCTGCTGAGGGCGGCCGAGGCGGGCCGGGGCGGCGTACTCCTGATCGAGGGCCCATCGGGGATGGGCAAGAGCCGGCTGCTGGCCGAGGCGATCGACGCCGCCGCCGAACACGGATTCATGATCGCCCGTGGCAGAGCCGACGAACTACGCCGCCTGGATCCGCTGGCGCCGCTGATGTCGGCGCTCGGCGAGTCCGCCCGCATGTGGGGACTGCCCGCAGGAGTGACGCCGTCGAACGTCAGTGACCTGCGGATGTGGTTGGTGGACCAGTTGCGGACTCGGCTGGAGGAACGCCTGGTACGCGGCGCGATGCTGGTCACGCTGGACGACCTGCAGTGGGCGGACCCCTTGACCCTGCTGGCGCTGCGATCGCTGGTACCCGATCTGGCCTCGTATCCGGTCGTGTGGATGCTGGCACGCACGAGCGACGACAACGCGGACCTGAACCGGCTCTATGACGTGTTGCAACAGGAAGGCGGCAGCCGGGTGGTCCTGGAGCCGCTGGGCAACGATGCGATCAGCGAGCTCGCCGAAGACGTGCTCGGCGGGGTACCCGAGACCGGCCTGCTCGCACAGGCCGCCGTGGCGGGGGGCAACCCGTTCCTGCTCGTCGAGTTGCTGGGCGGGCTCCGCGACGAGGCGGCCGTCGAGTTGGCCGACGGGCATGCGCGGCTTGTCTCGGAGCGGCTGCCCCGGCTGCCGCGACGAGTTCAGGTGTTCGCGCGAAGCAGCCTGGACCGGCTGTCGCCGCAGGCCCGGCGGCTGCTCCAGGCGGCCGCGGTGCTCGGCCACTCCTTCTCGGTGGACGACCTGGCCGAGTTGCTGGAAGAACCGGCCGGCCAGCTGCTGACGGCGCTCGAGGAGGCCCTGGCGACGCAGATCGTGGTGTCCTCCGACGACAAACTGGCCTTCCGGCACCACATGTTGTGGCAGGCGGTGACGGACAGCCTCTCCCCACCTGTACGCCGATGGTTGCATCTCCAGGCCGGGGAGGTGCTGTTGAAACATGGCGGCTCGGCGGTCCACGCGGCCGCGCACTTCATGGTGCACGCCCGGCCGGGCGACGAGCGGGTGCTCGCCGGGCTCGACCGGGCGGCGCGCGAGGTGTTGCCGTCCTCACCGCGGACCGCGGCGGACCTCGCGATGCGTGCCCTCGACCTCACCGATGTCTCCGACCCGGCCCGATTCGACCGTACGGTGACCGCGGTCGATGCTCTGACGGCCACCGGACAGCTGTCGGAGTCCGCCGAGCTCGCGCGTGCCGGGCTTGGTCATGCGCCGCCCGGTCAGGCCCCCCACCTGCGGCACCAGCTGGCACTCAACCTGCTGTTCAACGGCCGGCCGGAGGAGGCGCTGGTCGAGGTCGAAAGCATGCTCGACCAGCCGGATCTGTCCGATGACCTTCGCGACGCGGCCCAGCTGACCTGGTTCGTGGTGCTCATCGTGCGGCAGGACATCTGGCGTGGCAGGGAGCGGGCGGAGGCCATCCTGGCCGCCCGCGATCATCGCGGCGCCAGTGCCCTGGCCGGGGCGCACGTGCTGCTCAGGAACGTCGCCTGGGCCGAGGGGCGTGTCGCCGACGGGCTCGCTCACATCCGTGAGGCGGCGCGGATCGCGGCCGGAGGGTCGCTCGGCGCGCACAGCGTCGCACCGCGGCTGAGCCTGGCGATCTGCCTGGTGAACGTACGGCAGTTCAAGGAGTCCGAAGACGTCCTGCAAGCCGTCGACGAGGAGATCGGCGCGATGGGCCACACGGTGCAGGCGGCCGGCGCCGCATTCGTACGCGCCTACCTGCGACTGGTCACCGGCCGGCTCAACGACGCCGCGGCCGAGGCGAAGGCGGGGTTGGAGATCGCCGACGAGCTGGGCACACATTCGTTCATCCTCATCGGAGTCATCGTCCTCGCCGTCGTGTCGCTACTCCGCGGAGACCTGCCCGCGGCGGTCCATTACATCGAGCGCTACCACGTCCATGCGACCCAGGGCATGGCGTTCCCCCCTGCCTGGGTGGCCTGGGGGACGGCAGTGGTCGCCGAGGCCCAGGGCGGCCCGAAGGAGGCAATGCGTGTACTCCGTGCCAACTGCCCCGACATCCGGATGTGGCGCTGGCACCTTGTCGTGGAGTCGAATCTCGCCGCATGGGCCACCCGGACCGCGCTGGCCGCAGGAGATCGTCCGCAGGCGAGAACGATCGTCAGCACGATCGAGCGACTGGCCCACGACAACCCCGACTTCCCCATGCTCACCCGCGCGGCGGCACACGCCCGCGGAATCCTCCACAAGGACGCGGCGGCACTCGGCCAGGCCATGGCCGGATTCCGCGACCCGTGGGCACGCGCGTCAGCCGCCGAGGACCTGGGCGTCCTTCTCGCCGGCACCTCCGGCGAACCCGACCACGAGGCCGCCATCCACGGCCTGGACCAGGCGCTCGAGGGCTACGAACAGATGGGCGCGCTCCGCGACGCGGCCCGGGTCCGTGCCAGACTGCGGCGGTTCGGCGTCCGACGCCGCCACTGGGCCCAATCCAGCCGGCCCGAGGCCGGCTGGGACAGCCTCACCGACACCGAACGCAGCGTCGCCACACTCGTCGCCCAGGGACTGACGAACAAACAGGCCGGTGCCCAGATGTTCCTCTCCCCGCACACCGTGAAGTACCACCTCCGCCAGG